A window of the Streptomyces formicae genome harbors these coding sequences:
- a CDS encoding DUF5994 family protein: MPGHAHIPGTPSGVGWSHREHFAHRLPRRCRSRRATTPGHEDAPGEGPLHDRDLLDGAWWPRSRDPARELPALARGLVQGRAGRAQADPALKSS; encoded by the coding sequence GTGCCTGGTCACGCGCACATCCCAGGTACGCCAAGCGGAGTAGGGTGGAGTCACCGGGAGCACTTCGCACACCGGCTCCCACGCCGGTGTCGTTCCCGGCGCGCGACAACACCGGGACATGAAGATGCGCCCGGGGAAGGTCCGCTCCATGACCGCGACCTCCTGGACGGCGCCTGGTGGCCTCGCTCCCGCGACCCTGCCCGTGAACTCCCCGCCCTCGCACGTGGGCTGGTTCAAGGACGAGCAGGACGCGCACAAGCTGATCCTGCTCTGAAGTCGTCGTAG
- a CDS encoding DUF5994 family protein, which yields MADSDTPDTPDDTPRLLPDAIHQAVRPGTALLRLETTHAREGILDGAWWPRSRDIGAELPSLVTALTEYLGPVTRIGLDASAWEELPTRLTVDDRIVHIDSFPVGDGTVLITRGDRDYFSLLVVPPDTTPDAARAAMARAVRADNVAEAEQILIEISTDAAGPPA from the coding sequence ATGGCCGACTCCGACACCCCCGACACACCCGACGACACCCCCAGGCTTCTGCCGGACGCGATCCACCAGGCTGTGAGGCCCGGAACGGCTCTGCTGAGGCTGGAGACGACACATGCCCGCGAGGGAATCCTGGACGGCGCGTGGTGGCCGCGATCCCGGGACATCGGCGCCGAGCTTCCCTCGCTGGTCACGGCGTTGACCGAGTACCTCGGACCTGTCACCCGCATCGGTCTGGACGCCAGTGCATGGGAAGAACTGCCCACACGTCTGACCGTCGACGACCGGATCGTGCACATCGACTCCTTCCCGGTCGGTGACGGCACCGTCCTCATCACCCGCGGCGATCGGGACTACTTCTCCCTGCTGGTGGTCCCACCGGACACGACGCCCGACGCAGCACGCGCCGCGATGGCCCGGGCCGTCCGGGCCGACAACGTGGCCGAGGCCGAACAGATCCTCATCGAGATCAGCACCGACGCGGCGGGCCCTCCGGCGTGA
- a CDS encoding DUF5994 family protein: MTATIDRTTFSERETSPSVRLSLTPTGSGPGLLDGAWWPRSRDLSRELPALIEVLDACWGRITRVTVNPTHWPVIPRKVPVAGHTVHVGWFADEQDPHKMILLSYSAGRWDLLVIPPETGAAAAARLMAAAATAGGLRTASALMAGEDISRDAMEASSQEAEWETEGGHASAAGKPNPTVTLSSARGM; the protein is encoded by the coding sequence ATGACCGCGACCATCGACCGTACGACTTTCAGCGAGCGCGAGACCTCACCGTCGGTCCGCTTGTCCCTGACCCCGACCGGGTCGGGACCAGGTCTGCTGGACGGAGCCTGGTGGCCTCGTTCCCGCGACCTTTCCCGTGAACTCCCCGCCCTCATCGAGGTGCTGGACGCATGCTGGGGCCGGATCACGCGTGTCACCGTGAACCCGACCCACTGGCCCGTGATCCCGCGCAAGGTGCCCGTGGCAGGGCACACGGTGCACGTGGGCTGGTTCGCCGACGAGCAGGACCCGCACAAGATGATCCTCCTCTCCTACAGCGCCGGCCGCTGGGACCTGCTGGTCATCCCGCCGGAGACCGGTGCGGCTGCCGCCGCCCGGCTGATGGCCGCCGCGGCCACCGCTGGTGGCCTGCGTACCGCCAGTGCTCTGATGGCCGGCGAGGACATCTCCCGCGACGCGATGGAGGCGTCGAGCCAGGAAGCGGAGTGGGAGACCGAAGGCGGGCACGCTTCAGCGGCCGGCAAGCCGAACCCGACCGTGACCCTGAGTTCCGCCCGAGGGATGTGA
- a CDS encoding GNAT family N-acetyltransferase, translated as MSGRPWPGRPPGPGGHGASAAEAVRLRRLNRWQAECLQEDLGDLYVESSGAPAGEEYRNRQDFLRRLTDDVRRPGFALVVAETTTLVGCAFGFPVRRDGSWWRGFAGGLPRSVEQLTASGHVFAITEIVVHPHEQDRDIARRLQERLVADHHASLGTILVPAADRAAHAAFRSWGWQEIGEVHRPPGPTVLRALVLPLGKRTAANPDGLAHDARTQRPE; from the coding sequence GTGAGCGGGCGGCCGTGGCCCGGGCGGCCGCCCGGGCCCGGTGGCCACGGGGCTTCTGCCGCTGAGGCGGTACGTCTGCGCCGGCTGAACCGCTGGCAGGCCGAGTGCCTCCAGGAGGATCTGGGCGACCTGTACGTCGAGTCCTCCGGCGCGCCCGCCGGTGAGGAGTACCGCAACCGCCAGGACTTCCTGCGCCGCCTGACGGACGACGTCCGGAGGCCGGGGTTCGCTCTCGTGGTCGCGGAGACCACCACACTGGTCGGGTGTGCCTTCGGATTCCCCGTACGCCGCGACGGTTCCTGGTGGCGTGGCTTCGCGGGAGGACTGCCGCGGAGCGTCGAGCAACTCACCGCGTCCGGGCATGTCTTCGCCATCACCGAAATCGTGGTCCACCCGCACGAGCAGGACCGCGACATCGCCCGCCGGCTGCAGGAACGGCTGGTCGCCGACCACCATGCGTCGCTCGGCACCATCCTCGTCCCTGCAGCCGACCGTGCCGCCCATGCCGCCTTCCGGTCCTGGGGATGGCAGGAGATCGGAGAAGTGCACAGACCGCCAGGGCCAACGGTGTTGCGGGCACTGGTCCTTCCTCTGGGGAAGCGAACAGCGGCCAACCCCGACGGCCTCGCACACGACGCGCGGACTCAGCGGCCCGAATAG
- a CDS encoding STAS domain-containing protein produces MPIPQLTVFRHDMNNRALMTLTGEIDLETVHVVRESLAQCLRDGIRTIDVDLTTVTFCDVTGLNAFLHASSATAAACGSLRLHHPPPILARILALTGTSTLLLALPDGRSGRAADAPAHRIVPATTAPPVGAL; encoded by the coding sequence ATGCCCATTCCCCAGCTGACCGTCTTCCGACACGACATGAACAACCGAGCCCTGATGACCCTGACCGGTGAGATCGACCTGGAGACGGTGCACGTGGTGCGCGAGTCGCTCGCGCAATGCCTGCGCGACGGCATACGCACCATCGACGTCGATCTGACCACCGTCACCTTCTGCGACGTGACCGGCCTCAACGCTTTCCTCCACGCGTCCAGCGCAACCGCTGCGGCCTGCGGATCCCTGCGGTTGCACCACCCGCCCCCGATCCTGGCCCGTATCCTCGCCCTCACCGGCACCAGCACCCTGCTCCTCGCCCTCCCGGACGGCCGCTCCGGGAGGGCGGCGGACGCGCCTGCGCACCGGATCGTTCCCGCCACGACGGCGCCTCCGGTGGGGGCGCTGTGA
- a CDS encoding alpha-L-fucosidase, with protein MTVQSWFGEAKLGIFVHWGIFSVRGIPQPWDSAPGQISYQEYLEQLGGFTAARYRPGDWAELFVRAGAKYAVMTAKGPDGVTLWDTASTDLSVATATPAGKDLVRPFTQAMHRSGLRVGLYFSHHDVSRAPGTAARPSQPHTPPPESAAARPQHHDEDHKANEQRGRMAFRQIRELVENYRPDLLWFDGDQEHSAVRYWADELPGVLPALGPETVVIGRQDGHRGYGTPELATSIIPPDGAWELCYPLAGAHGHQRAGTHLPSVGELIRVFADTIAGGGNLLLKISPREDGTIPPEDAARLTALGRWIRRNHDAVYTTTGLPFGHFDGPSTLSKDRRTLFLMCTRTAHGFIELRGLHNAVRRISVLSTGAAVPYSVSDGLPDWNIPRVIRIKSPVAPSVLALELDGELELHQVTR; from the coding sequence ATGACTGTGCAGTCATGGTTCGGCGAGGCCAAGCTCGGAATCTTCGTGCACTGGGGGATCTTCTCAGTGCGAGGGATCCCTCAGCCCTGGGACTCGGCGCCCGGCCAGATCTCGTACCAGGAGTACTTGGAACAACTCGGCGGGTTCACGGCCGCGCGCTACAGGCCCGGCGACTGGGCGGAGTTGTTCGTCCGTGCCGGCGCCAAGTACGCGGTGATGACCGCGAAAGGCCCTGATGGGGTGACTCTTTGGGACACGGCCTCCACCGATCTGTCCGTGGCCACAGCCACCCCGGCAGGCAAGGATTTGGTTCGCCCGTTCACCCAGGCAATGCATCGGAGCGGGCTCCGCGTCGGGCTGTACTTCTCGCACCATGACGTCAGTCGCGCCCCGGGCACGGCAGCCCGCCCCTCACAGCCTCACACGCCACCACCTGAGAGCGCGGCGGCAAGGCCGCAGCATCACGATGAAGACCACAAGGCAAACGAGCAGCGTGGGCGTATGGCCTTCCGGCAGATCCGTGAGCTGGTCGAGAACTACCGGCCGGATCTGCTGTGGTTCGATGGGGACCAGGAGCACAGCGCGGTGCGGTACTGGGCGGATGAGCTGCCCGGCGTACTCCCGGCCCTGGGTCCGGAGACCGTGGTCATCGGGCGCCAAGACGGCCACAGAGGCTACGGCACACCCGAGTTGGCTACATCGATCATCCCGCCTGACGGGGCCTGGGAGCTGTGCTATCCACTGGCCGGCGCTCACGGCCACCAGCGGGCCGGCACTCACCTCCCGTCCGTCGGTGAGCTCATACGGGTCTTCGCGGACACCATCGCCGGCGGCGGCAACCTCCTGCTCAAGATCAGCCCACGCGAGGACGGTACGATCCCGCCCGAGGACGCGGCCCGCCTCACGGCTCTGGGCCGGTGGATCCGCCGCAATCACGACGCGGTGTACACCACCACCGGTCTGCCTTTCGGGCACTTCGACGGCCCATCGACCCTGTCAAAGGACCGCCGTACGCTGTTTCTCATGTGCACCCGCACGGCACACGGTTTCATTGAACTACGAGGTCTGCACAACGCAGTCAGGCGCATATCCGTCCTGAGCACCGGAGCAGCGGTCCCTTACAGTGTCTCCGACGGCCTGCCTGACTGGAACATCCCACGCGTCATCCGCATCAAGTCTCCTGTCGCTCCCAGCGTCCTGGCCCTCGAACTCGACGGCGAACTCGAACTCCACCAGGTCACGCGGTAA
- a CDS encoding LacI family DNA-binding transcriptional regulator, with translation MLFSQRRETIMRTVRLHGAVRVAEIAERLHVSQMTVRRDINLLAEEGLVVRVHGGATLPARKGAATEQRPTPDGLGGKLVLGMVVPAATRYHRQVVQGAREAAEALGARLSLGVSRYDLHEDRVQADRLVESGIDGLLLTPSAHLGEAAGSLSWISRLPVPVTIVERRRDPRVGLDTSDYVASDHELGALSAVRHLHDLGHRRIALVCNKTPSSSWIVRGLDAATELLGLPRDVPRVLVSADSDQITVDARLDEAVAAGASAVLAHPDYNAITLVETVTERGMAIPGDLAIIAYDDTLAAHADIPLTAVEPPRSDVGRTAVGLLVRRLNEGPAHPSQQTLLAPRVNVRASTAPWTSNA, from the coding sequence ATGCTGTTCTCGCAGCGGCGGGAAACCATCATGCGTACGGTCCGGCTGCACGGCGCGGTCAGGGTGGCGGAGATCGCCGAGAGGCTGCACGTCTCACAGATGACAGTGCGCCGCGACATCAACTTGCTGGCCGAAGAGGGCCTTGTGGTCCGTGTCCACGGTGGTGCCACCCTGCCAGCCCGTAAGGGGGCGGCAACCGAACAGCGGCCGACGCCAGACGGCCTCGGCGGAAAGCTGGTCCTCGGCATGGTCGTCCCCGCCGCAACGCGGTACCACCGGCAGGTGGTCCAAGGGGCACGGGAGGCGGCTGAGGCCCTGGGCGCGCGGCTGTCCCTGGGAGTGTCCCGCTATGACTTGCACGAGGACCGTGTCCAAGCGGACAGGCTCGTCGAAAGCGGCATCGACGGCCTCCTGCTCACTCCCAGTGCCCACCTGGGCGAAGCCGCCGGGAGCCTCAGCTGGATAAGCCGGCTGCCGGTGCCAGTCACGATCGTCGAGCGCCGTCGCGACCCACGTGTGGGCCTCGACACCTCCGACTATGTCGCTTCCGACCACGAGCTGGGAGCTTTGAGCGCGGTCCGCCATCTCCACGACCTTGGTCACCGCCGCATCGCCTTGGTGTGCAACAAGACTCCGTCCAGCAGCTGGATCGTGCGAGGGCTGGACGCCGCAACCGAGCTACTCGGACTGCCCCGGGACGTGCCCCGTGTACTCGTCAGCGCGGACAGCGACCAAATCACCGTCGACGCCCGCCTCGATGAAGCGGTCGCCGCGGGCGCCAGCGCGGTGCTCGCCCATCCCGACTACAACGCCATCACGCTGGTCGAGACCGTCACTGAGCGGGGAATGGCGATCCCTGGCGATCTCGCGATCATCGCGTACGACGACACCCTGGCCGCCCACGCGGACATTCCGCTGACCGCGGTGGAACCGCCACGGAGCGACGTGGGCCGTACGGCGGTGGGGCTGCTCGTCCGGAGGTTGAACGAGGGTCCCGCACATCCTTCGCAGCAGACCCTGCTGGCTCCGCGGGTCAACGTCCGGGCCTCGACCGCACCATGGACATCCAACGCGTGA
- the dcd gene encoding dCTP deaminase, with protein sequence MLLSDLDIRTEIDAGRVRIDPFDDSMVQPSSIDVRLDRYFRVFENHRYPHIDPAVEQPDLTRLVEPEGDEAFILHPGEFVLASTYEVITLPDDIASRLEGKSSLGRLGLVTHSTAGFIDPGFSGHVTLELSNLATLPIKLWPGMKIGQLCMFRLSSPAEHPYGSEKYGSRYQGQRGPTASRSYVNFHRTQV encoded by the coding sequence GTGCTTCTCTCAGACTTGGACATCCGAACCGAGATCGACGCGGGACGGGTCCGTATCGACCCGTTCGACGATTCGATGGTGCAGCCCTCGAGCATCGACGTGCGGCTCGACCGCTACTTCAGGGTGTTCGAGAACCACCGCTATCCCCATATCGACCCCGCCGTCGAGCAGCCCGACCTGACGCGGCTCGTCGAGCCGGAGGGCGACGAGGCGTTCATCCTCCACCCCGGCGAGTTCGTGCTGGCGTCGACGTACGAGGTCATCACGCTGCCCGACGACATCGCCTCGCGGCTGGAGGGCAAGAGCTCCCTCGGGCGGCTCGGGCTGGTCACGCACTCGACCGCCGGCTTCATCGACCCCGGGTTCTCCGGGCATGTCACGCTGGAGCTGTCGAATCTGGCGACGCTGCCGATCAAGCTGTGGCCGGGGATGAAGATCGGGCAGCTGTGCATGTTCCGGCTGAGCTCGCCGGCGGAGCACCCGTACGGATCCGAGAAGTACGGATCGCGCTACCAGGGGCAGCGCGGACCGACGGCCTCGCGGTCCTACGTGAATTTCCATCGGACGCAGGTGTGA
- a CDS encoding phosphoribosyltransferase, with protein MSDAISEVRENLTYEKFGGAVRELAQAIADDGYEPDIVLSIARGGVFVAGGLAYALDCKNIHLVNVEFYTGVGTTLEMPVMLAPVPNAIDFSDKKVLIADDVADTGKTLKLVHDFCVDHVAEVRSAVIYEKSQSLVKCEYVWKRTDDWINFPWSVEKPVVQRSGQVLDA; from the coding sequence ATGAGTGACGCCATAAGTGAGGTGCGCGAGAACCTGACGTACGAGAAGTTCGGCGGCGCCGTCCGCGAGCTGGCGCAGGCCATCGCCGACGACGGGTACGAGCCCGACATCGTGCTGTCCATCGCGCGCGGCGGGGTCTTCGTCGCCGGCGGGCTGGCGTACGCGCTGGACTGCAAGAACATCCACCTCGTGAACGTGGAGTTCTACACGGGCGTGGGGACGACCCTCGAGATGCCGGTCATGCTCGCCCCGGTGCCGAACGCGATCGACTTCTCGGACAAGAAGGTCCTCATCGCCGACGACGTCGCCGACACGGGCAAGACCCTGAAGCTCGTCCACGACTTCTGCGTCGACCACGTCGCCGAGGTGCGCAGCGCCGTCATCTACGAGAAGTCGCAGTCGCTCGTGAAGTGCGAGTACGTGTGGAAGCGCACGGATGACTGGATCAACTTCCCGTGGAGCGTCGAGAAGCCCGTCGTGCAGCGCAGCGGGCAGGTTCTCGACGCCTGA
- a CDS encoding Yip1 family protein, translated as MAGFRIGRGRDNNRTPQQQPQQAPSPPYGQSYGQQQYGGGPAAPTYPQQQWQQGRQGHPGQHPGQQQAPYGEPEYFGDPYAQQGPGGAYPAGDPYADNPGHTQAFSVDEDPYGDGSTYRAGTAPAAPAGPRLHWKDLLTGIVLRPGPTFLRMRDYPAWGPALIVTFLYGLLAIFGFDQTREEAINAPFTTALGSVLITGVAFVIGGLILGAVTHTLARQLGGDGAWQPTVGLSMLIMSLTDAPRLVVALFLGGENSLVQVVGWVTWLAAGALFTSMVSKSHDLPWPKALGASAIQLIALLSIIKLGTI; from the coding sequence GTGGCTGGATTCAGGATCGGACGCGGCCGGGACAACAACCGCACCCCGCAACAACAACCGCAGCAGGCGCCCTCGCCGCCGTACGGTCAGTCGTACGGACAGCAGCAGTACGGGGGCGGCCCTGCAGCGCCCACGTACCCGCAGCAGCAGTGGCAACAGGGCCGGCAAGGCCATCCGGGTCAGCATCCCGGTCAGCAGCAGGCGCCCTACGGAGAACCGGAGTACTTCGGCGACCCGTACGCGCAGCAGGGACCGGGCGGCGCGTACCCCGCCGGTGACCCGTACGCCGACAACCCCGGTCACACCCAGGCGTTCAGCGTCGACGAGGACCCGTACGGCGACGGCTCCACGTACCGCGCCGGGACCGCCCCCGCTGCCCCCGCGGGCCCGCGGCTGCACTGGAAGGACCTGCTGACCGGCATCGTGCTACGCCCGGGGCCGACGTTCCTCCGGATGCGCGACTACCCGGCGTGGGGCCCGGCCCTGATCGTCACGTTCCTCTACGGACTGCTCGCGATCTTCGGTTTCGACCAGACGCGCGAGGAGGCGATCAACGCCCCGTTCACGACCGCACTCGGCTCCGTGCTCATCACGGGCGTGGCCTTCGTCATCGGCGGCCTGATCCTGGGCGCGGTCACCCACACCCTCGCCCGCCAGCTCGGCGGCGACGGCGCCTGGCAGCCGACGGTCGGCCTCTCGATGCTGATCATGTCCCTGACGGACGCCCCACGCCTCGTCGTCGCGCTCTTCCTGGGCGGCGAGAACTCGCTGGTCCAGGTGGTCGGCTGGGTGACCTGGCTGGCTGCGGGCGCGCTCTTCACCTCGATGGTGAGCAAGTCGCACGACCTGCCCTGGCCGAAGGCGCTGGGAGCGTCGGCGATCCAGCTGATCGCGCTGCTGTCGATCATCAAGCTGGGCACGATCTGA
- a CDS encoding (Fe-S)-binding protein, producing MQLAAIIVSLVLTVVGVALIARAVAQIYRFVKLGQPVPAGSRTDNPKARTITLAKEFLGHTRMNRWGIVGFAHWFVAIGFLTLPPTLAQAYGQLFQADWTLPVLGGFLPFEMYIEFIGLMTVVGIVVLMAIRLLSLPSRAGRKSRFAGSKAWQAYFVEYVILTIGLAILALRGLEGAIHHVDHYEAAYFVSYPLVLAFKGLSVPTLQTLIYFVAMIKIGTSLIWMITVSLNTNMGVAWHRFLGFPNIWFKRDATGESALGALQPMTSGGKPIDFEDPGEDDVFGVSQVEQFSWKGILDFSTCTECGRCQSQCPAWNTGKPLSPKLLIMSLRDHAHAKAPYLLAGGGKTMEGEEKATGEQLKDVPAAALAEAERPLIGTAEENGVIDPDVLWSCTTCGACVEQCPVDIEHIDHIVDMRRYQVMIESSFPSEAGTMLKNLEKKGNPWGLAKKQRLEWTKEVDFEVPVVGKDVEDLTEVDYLYWVGCAGALEDRAKKTTRAFAELLHIAGVKFAIMGGDEKCTGDSPRRLGNEFLFQQLGAENVAMLNMAFGEDDDDPETKKPKSSKKIVATCPHCFNTIANEYPQLGGEYEVIHHTQLLQHLIDEGKLVPVTPVEGLITYHDPCYLGRHNKVYTPPREIIAKVPGLRNEEMHRHKERGFCCGAGGARMWMEERIGKRINTERVDEALSLNPDIVSTACPFCLVMLTDSVNGKKNEGKAKDTLQVVDVAQLLLDSVRTPVDPGGDGEAATADEPEPEPVK from the coding sequence ATGCAACTCGCCGCGATCATCGTGTCGCTGGTCCTGACCGTGGTCGGCGTTGCGCTCATCGCCCGAGCCGTCGCGCAGATCTACCGGTTCGTGAAACTCGGCCAGCCCGTGCCTGCGGGCAGCCGCACCGACAATCCCAAGGCGCGCACGATCACCCTGGCCAAGGAGTTCCTCGGCCACACGCGGATGAACCGCTGGGGGATCGTCGGCTTCGCCCACTGGTTCGTCGCGATCGGCTTCCTGACGCTGCCCCCGACGCTCGCACAGGCGTACGGCCAGCTCTTCCAGGCCGACTGGACCCTGCCCGTCCTGGGCGGCTTCCTGCCGTTCGAGATGTACATCGAGTTCATCGGCCTCATGACGGTCGTCGGCATCGTCGTCCTGATGGCCATCCGGCTCCTCAGCCTGCCCTCCAGGGCCGGCCGCAAGTCGCGCTTCGCCGGCTCCAAGGCCTGGCAGGCGTACTTCGTCGAGTACGTCATCCTCACCATCGGCCTCGCAATCCTGGCCCTGCGCGGCCTGGAGGGTGCGATCCACCACGTGGACCACTACGAGGCGGCGTACTTCGTCTCGTACCCGCTGGTCCTGGCCTTCAAGGGGCTGAGCGTCCCGACGCTCCAGACGCTGATCTACTTCGTCGCGATGATCAAGATCGGCACCTCGCTGATCTGGATGATCACGGTCTCGCTCAACACCAACATGGGTGTGGCCTGGCACCGCTTCCTCGGCTTCCCGAACATCTGGTTCAAGCGCGACGCGACCGGTGAGAGCGCGCTGGGCGCCCTCCAGCCGATGACCTCCGGCGGCAAGCCGATCGACTTCGAGGACCCGGGCGAGGACGACGTCTTCGGTGTCAGCCAGGTCGAGCAGTTCTCCTGGAAGGGCATCCTCGACTTCTCGACGTGCACGGAATGCGGCCGCTGCCAGTCGCAGTGCCCGGCCTGGAACACCGGCAAGCCGCTCTCCCCCAAGCTCCTCATCATGTCGCTGCGCGACCACGCGCACGCCAAGGCTCCGTACCTGCTGGCCGGCGGCGGCAAGACGATGGAGGGCGAGGAGAAGGCGACCGGCGAGCAGCTCAAGGACGTCCCCGCCGCCGCCCTCGCGGAAGCCGAGCGGCCGCTGATCGGCACGGCGGAAGAGAACGGCGTCATCGACCCCGACGTGCTGTGGTCCTGCACCACCTGCGGCGCGTGCGTCGAGCAGTGCCCGGTCGACATCGAGCACATCGACCACATCGTCGACATGCGCCGCTACCAGGTGATGATCGAGTCCTCGTTCCCGTCCGAGGCGGGCACGATGCTCAAGAACCTGGAGAAGAAGGGCAACCCCTGGGGCCTCGCCAAGAAGCAGCGCCTGGAGTGGACCAAGGAGGTCGACTTCGAGGTCCCGGTCGTCGGCAAGGACGTCGAGGACCTCACCGAGGTCGACTACCTCTACTGGGTCGGCTGCGCCGGCGCCCTGGAGGACCGCGCCAAGAAGACCACCAGGGCGTTCGCGGAACTGCTGCACATCGCGGGCGTCAAGTTCGCGATCATGGGCGGCGACGAGAAGTGCACGGGCGACTCGCCGCGCCGCCTCGGCAACGAATTCCTCTTCCAGCAGCTCGGCGCCGAGAACGTCGCCATGCTGAACATGGCCTTCGGCGAGGACGACGACGATCCGGAGACGAAGAAGCCGAAGTCGTCGAAGAAGATCGTCGCCACCTGCCCGCACTGCTTCAACACCATCGCGAACGAGTACCCGCAGCTCGGCGGCGAGTACGAGGTCATCCACCACACCCAGCTGCTCCAGCACCTCATCGACGAGGGCAAGCTGGTCCCGGTGACGCCGGTCGAGGGCCTGATCACGTACCACGACCCCTGCTACCTGGGCCGCCACAACAAGGTCTACACGCCCCCGCGCGAGATCATCGCGAAGGTGCCAGGCCTGCGGAACGAGGAGATGCACCGCCACAAGGAGCGCGGCTTCTGCTGCGGCGCCGGCGGCGCGCGCATGTGGATGGAGGAGCGGATCGGCAAGCGCATCAACACCGAGCGCGTCGACGAGGCGCTGTCCCTCAACCCGGACATCGTCTCCACCGCCTGCCCCTTCTGCCTCGTGATGCTGACGGACTCCGTGAACGGCAAGAAGAACGAGGGCAAGGCGAAGGACACCCTCCAGGTCGTGGACGTGGCGCAGCTGCTGCTCGACTCGGTCAGGACGCCCGTGGACCCGGGCGGCGACGGTGAGGCCGCGACGGCCGACGAGCCGGAGCCGGAACCCGTGAAGTAG
- a CDS encoding sugar transferase, translating to MHTVQPKRLLDLTLGSALLILTAPLLAAAACAAALHRPPGGAFARELKSGLHGCPFTVRSLRTRRLRLDLLSRLPHVVRGEMSLVGPAALAPGDPRADAPWRQSVRPGLTGPAQLARARRSTLPWDEPELLDLHYVEHHWIGLDLAVLLHTVPAVCRRHRPDDRRPGDPVQPVLRVT from the coding sequence ATGCACACCGTGCAGCCCAAACGCCTTCTCGATCTGACCCTCGGCTCGGCCCTGCTGATCCTGACGGCACCCCTGCTGGCCGCCGCGGCCTGCGCGGCGGCGCTGCACCGCCCGCCCGGCGGCGCCTTCGCACGGGAGCTGAAGTCCGGCCTGCACGGCTGCCCGTTCACCGTACGCTCGCTGCGCACCCGCCGCCTCCGGCTGGACCTGCTGTCGCGGCTCCCCCATGTCGTGCGGGGCGAGATGTCCCTGGTCGGGCCCGCGGCGCTGGCGCCGGGCGATCCGCGTGCGGACGCGCCCTGGCGGCAGAGCGTACGGCCGGGGCTGACCGGCCCCGCCCAGCTCGCCCGGGCCCGCCGGTCCACCCTCCCGTGGGACGAACCGGAGCTGCTCGATCTGCACTATGTGGAGCACCATTGGATCGGACTCGACCTGGCGGTCCTGCTGCACACCGTCCCCGCCGTGTGCCGCCGGCACCGCCCGGACGACCGGCGCCCTGGCGACCCCGTTCAGCCCGTACTCAGGGTGACCTGA